The following proteins are co-located in the Planococcus plakortidis genome:
- a CDS encoding L-threonine 3-dehydrogenase — MKRIMVTGALGQIGSELVGKLRETYGAENVLATDIRPSDNQDGPFELLDVTDAERMLTLARDFNADTMIHMAALLSATAEEKPLLAWNLNMGGLVNALEAARELDMQFFTPSSIGAFGPSTPKNDTPQDTLQRPTTMYGVNKVAGELLCDYYFTKFGVDTRGLRFPGLISNVAPPGGGTTDYAVDIYYQAIEKGSYTSYIAEGTRMDMMYMPDALQAIVDLMEADADKLVHRNAFNVTAMSFEPEEIAASIRKYIPDFKLGYEVDPARQAIADSWPDSIDASAAKDEWNFKTAYDLDAMTADMLEKLKQKLQQA; from the coding sequence ATGAAACGAATCATGGTGACAGGAGCTTTAGGGCAGATCGGCTCGGAATTGGTAGGTAAATTGCGTGAAACATATGGCGCCGAGAATGTATTGGCTACCGATATTCGCCCATCGGATAACCAGGACGGGCCGTTTGAACTTTTGGACGTGACGGATGCAGAACGCATGCTCACTTTGGCGCGTGATTTCAACGCCGATACCATGATCCATATGGCAGCGCTATTGTCAGCGACGGCAGAGGAAAAGCCGCTGCTTGCGTGGAACTTGAATATGGGTGGATTGGTCAATGCCCTTGAAGCAGCCCGTGAACTCGATATGCAATTTTTCACGCCGAGCTCAATCGGCGCGTTCGGCCCATCAACGCCGAAGAACGACACTCCGCAAGACACCCTACAACGCCCGACGACGATGTATGGCGTAAACAAGGTGGCAGGGGAATTGCTTTGCGATTATTACTTCACGAAATTCGGCGTCGATACACGCGGCCTGCGTTTCCCAGGATTGATTTCGAATGTTGCGCCTCCAGGCGGGGGAACGACAGATTACGCCGTGGATATCTATTACCAGGCAATTGAAAAGGGCAGCTATACTTCCTATATTGCAGAAGGCACTCGCATGGATATGATGTATATGCCGGATGCGCTTCAGGCGATTGTCGACTTGATGGAAGCCGATGCGGACAAACTGGTCCACCGCAACGCATTCAATGTCACGGCGATGAGCTTTGAACCTGAAGAAATCGCGGCTTCAATCCGTAAATATATACCGGACTTCAAATTGGGCTATGAGGTGGATCCTGCTCGCCAGGCAATCGCAGACAGCTGGCCGGATAGTATTGATGCCAGTGCCGCAAAAGACGAATGGAACTTCAAAACAGCGTATGATTTGGACGCCATGACGGCAGATATGCTGGAAAAACTGAAGCAAAAATTACAGCAAGCATAA
- the pdxK gene encoding pyridoxine/pyridoxal/pyridoxamine kinase, translating to MTLKKTLTIAGSDTSGGAGIQADLKTFQEHGTYGMNALTVIVTMDPDNHWSHGIHPIALDTLDAQLKTAFSTGIDSLKTGMLPTVDIIEMAGKAIEASGITDVVIDPVMACKGEDEVLFPENVDAMVKYLLPNAKVVTPNLVEAGQLSGLGTLHTVEDLQKAAEKIHAHGAKFVVIKGGKQLKHEKAADLLYDGEKHYLLTAEKTDTTYNHGAGCTFAAAITANLANGQSVKDAVYNAKIFVSTAIAHGWKLNEYVGPVMHGAANKFQKAEVQVVEL from the coding sequence ATGACACTCAAAAAGACACTCACCATAGCAGGATCCGATACGTCCGGCGGCGCCGGCATCCAGGCCGACCTGAAAACGTTCCAGGAACACGGCACATACGGCATGAACGCATTGACGGTCATCGTCACGATGGACCCGGATAACCATTGGAGCCATGGCATCCACCCGATCGCGCTCGATACGCTTGATGCCCAGTTGAAAACAGCGTTCTCTACCGGAATCGATTCGTTGAAAACCGGCATGCTGCCGACCGTCGATATCATCGAAATGGCCGGCAAAGCCATCGAAGCATCCGGCATTACCGATGTGGTCATTGACCCCGTAATGGCTTGCAAAGGCGAAGACGAAGTGCTGTTCCCAGAAAACGTCGATGCGATGGTCAAATACTTGCTGCCGAACGCAAAAGTCGTGACACCGAACCTCGTGGAAGCCGGCCAATTGTCTGGGCTCGGCACGCTTCACACGGTCGAAGACCTGCAAAAAGCGGCAGAAAAGATCCACGCACACGGAGCGAAATTCGTCGTCATCAAAGGCGGCAAGCAATTGAAGCATGAAAAAGCAGCTGACCTTCTGTACGACGGGGAAAAACATTACCTGTTGACGGCAGAGAAAACCGATACGACCTATAACCACGGTGCCGGCTGCACATTCGCTGCGGCGATCACCGCGAATCTTGCCAATGGCCAATCGGTCAAAGATGCGGTCTACAACGCAAAAATCTTTGTTTCTACAGCGATTGCACATGGCTGGAAGCTCAATGAATACGTAGGTCCTGTCATGCATGGGGCTGCAAATAAGTTCCAAAAAGCTGAAGTCCAGGTTGTGGAATTGTAA
- a CDS encoding ABC transporter permease subunit, producing MKGLLNILLAIAGIILAASLPTLIAGWLLGEWRWQEYVESIRSTVIGLWPVGDITFFHYRAGQEIALFPNVFAYIAYSLEILFIALIAAVAVSLALTVATMLLPEKVRERVKMALYFLESIPDLLIIMTAQLLVIAFFKQTGILVSKIAVAGDDRIYWLPVLCLAILPTIQLYRLAMLTFQEEERQMYVELARALGFSKVYIVLVHMFRNAIISVFFQSKKNDVVHAVESICIGIDVQFARHYAVPQRQYESDGLFGRDFQLFPADVPAV from the coding sequence ATGAAAGGCTTATTGAATATTTTGCTGGCCATTGCCGGGATCATTTTGGCCGCTAGCTTGCCAACGCTGATTGCCGGGTGGCTTTTGGGGGAATGGCGATGGCAAGAATACGTCGAATCGATCCGGTCGACAGTGATAGGGCTTTGGCCGGTTGGCGATATCACATTCTTCCATTACAGGGCGGGGCAGGAGATTGCGTTATTCCCGAATGTCTTCGCTTATATCGCCTATTCGCTCGAAATTTTGTTTATAGCTTTGATCGCGGCAGTTGCCGTCTCGCTGGCCCTGACGGTGGCGACGATGCTGCTGCCTGAAAAAGTGCGTGAACGCGTGAAGATGGCGCTTTATTTTCTGGAATCCATCCCGGACCTCCTGATCATCATGACGGCGCAGCTGTTGGTTATCGCGTTTTTCAAGCAAACCGGCATCCTGGTTTCGAAAATCGCTGTGGCTGGAGATGACCGCATCTACTGGCTGCCGGTCCTGTGCCTAGCTATCTTGCCGACGATCCAGCTTTACCGGCTGGCGATGCTGACGTTCCAGGAAGAAGAGCGCCAGATGTATGTCGAATTGGCACGCGCACTCGGCTTTTCGAAAGTGTACATCGTGCTTGTCCATATGTTCCGGAACGCCATCATCAGCGTATTCTTCCAATCCAAAAAAAACGATGTGGTTCATGCTGTCGAATCTATTTGTATTGGAATTGATGTTCAATTTGCCAGGCATTATGCTGTTCCTCAGCGGCAATATGAATCCGATGGGCTTTTTGGTCGCGATTTTCAGCTTTTTCCTGCCGATGTTCCTGCTGTATAG
- the bshB2 gene encoding bacillithiol biosynthesis deacetylase BshB2 — translation MTIPKERHVLVVFPHPDDEAFGVSGTITTHIQQGTPVTYACLTLGEMGRNLGNPPFATRESLPAIRKKELLASAKAMGLTDLRMMGLRDKTIEFEDDEKMVRMMEELIEDTNPSLIITFYPDFAVHPDHEATARAVVRAVRRMEDRPKLHCVAFANNTLEVLGEPDVVYDIKPVREQKMNSMKAHISQTAWMLEEMEHKLQNGDTETENWLTLERFYTYRWDQDFE, via the coding sequence ATGACCATCCCGAAAGAACGACATGTATTGGTCGTCTTCCCCCACCCCGACGACGAAGCGTTCGGCGTGTCGGGAACGATCACGACCCATATCCAACAAGGAACGCCCGTTACATACGCCTGCCTGACACTTGGCGAAATGGGCCGCAACCTCGGCAACCCGCCGTTTGCGACGCGTGAATCTTTGCCGGCCATCCGTAAGAAAGAGCTTCTCGCTTCGGCCAAGGCGATGGGTTTGACGGATCTTCGCATGATGGGCCTTCGCGATAAGACCATCGAGTTCGAAGATGACGAAAAAATGGTGCGCATGATGGAAGAGCTAATTGAAGACACCAATCCATCCCTGATCATCACGTTCTATCCTGATTTTGCTGTGCACCCTGACCACGAAGCCACGGCCCGTGCCGTCGTACGCGCTGTGCGCCGAATGGAAGACCGCCCGAAACTGCATTGTGTGGCGTTCGCCAACAATACACTGGAAGTGCTCGGGGAACCTGATGTCGTCTATGATATCAAGCCTGTCCGCGAACAGAAGATGAATTCGATGAAAGCCCATATTTCGCAAACTGCCTGGATGCTCGAGGAAATGGAGCATAAGCTGCAAAACGGTGACACCGAAACCGAAAACTGGCTCACCCTTGAACGTTTCTACACTTACCGCTGGGATCAGGATTTCGAATAA
- a CDS encoding YjiH family protein yields the protein MKKFSASTWLLFLIPSFLGILLFLIPIPTEEGWKVTIAVLAGIMAGQIESFVPWVMLVILIIAALGSLAFIGKKENTSDTVPFFEKLFNVNLFWTLTRLVAAVFAFMVLFQVGPEPVWNENTGGLLLSGDGLLSFLFTIFLFAGLFLPLLMNFGLLEFFGTMMVKIMRPLFRLPGRSSIDALASWVGDGTIGVLLTSKQYEDNKYTQREAAIIGTTFSVVSITFAIVVIEEIGLGSYFLPYYGTVVLAGLILALIMPRIYPLAQKKTEFMDGSPQESISEDVPDGQGLASHGLEKALEKADRNRSVGNFFTDGMKNVLDMWIGVAPVVMAFGTIALILAEYTSTFVILGAPFEPYLNLLGVPEAAEAAQLMVVGFADMFLPAILGAGIESEMTRFVVATMSVTQLIYMSEVGGLLLGSKIPVNIFDLIVVFLLRTVIALPIVVGVAHLLF from the coding sequence TTGAAAAAGTTTTCAGCTTCTACTTGGTTATTATTCCTGATTCCGTCGTTCCTGGGGATCCTGTTGTTCCTCATCCCGATTCCGACAGAGGAAGGTTGGAAAGTGACGATTGCTGTCCTTGCAGGCATTATGGCCGGACAGATCGAATCGTTCGTCCCTTGGGTCATGCTGGTCATCTTGATCATCGCCGCCCTCGGCTCTTTGGCTTTCATCGGCAAAAAAGAGAACACTTCCGACACCGTCCCATTTTTCGAGAAATTGTTCAATGTTAACCTGTTCTGGACATTGACGCGGCTTGTCGCCGCCGTGTTCGCTTTCATGGTCCTGTTCCAAGTCGGCCCTGAGCCGGTATGGAACGAAAATACCGGCGGCTTGTTGTTGTCAGGAGACGGCTTATTGTCATTCCTGTTCACGATCTTCCTGTTCGCCGGATTGTTCCTGCCGCTTTTGATGAACTTCGGGCTGCTTGAATTCTTCGGTACCATGATGGTCAAAATCATGCGCCCGCTGTTCCGGCTCCCTGGCCGCTCTTCCATCGATGCACTGGCTTCATGGGTCGGCGATGGCACGATTGGCGTCCTGCTGACAAGCAAGCAATACGAAGACAATAAATATACCCAGCGCGAAGCTGCGATTATCGGAACGACCTTCTCTGTCGTCTCGATTACCTTCGCCATCGTCGTCATTGAAGAAATCGGCCTTGGCTCTTATTTCCTTCCATATTACGGCACTGTCGTTCTTGCCGGCTTGATCTTGGCGCTCATCATGCCGCGCATTTACCCACTTGCGCAGAAAAAAACGGAATTCATGGATGGCTCGCCTCAAGAATCGATTTCTGAAGATGTACCGGATGGACAAGGCCTGGCATCGCACGGGCTTGAGAAAGCGCTCGAAAAAGCAGACCGCAACCGCTCTGTCGGCAATTTCTTCACAGACGGCATGAAGAATGTACTGGATATGTGGATCGGCGTAGCGCCTGTCGTCATGGCTTTCGGTACGATCGCCTTGATCCTTGCCGAGTACACATCAACTTTCGTCATTCTCGGCGCACCGTTCGAGCCATATTTGAACCTTCTTGGCGTGCCTGAAGCTGCCGAAGCGGCACAATTGATGGTCGTCGGTTTTGCGGATATGTTCTTGCCGGCCATTCTCGGTGCGGGCATCGAATCCGAAATGACACGTTTTGTTGTCGCGACCATGTCTGTTACGCAATTGATCTATATGTCTGAAGTCGGGGGCTTGTTGCTCGGCTCCAAGATCCCGGTCAATATTTTCGATTTGATCGTCGTCTTCCTTTTGCGCACGGTCATCGCTTTGCCAATCGTTGTCGGCGTGGCACACCTATTGTTTTAA
- a CDS encoding amino acid ABC transporter ATP-binding protein, protein MISIKNLHKSFGELEVLKGIDLDVEKGQTIVVIGPSGSGKTTFLRCLNILEKPSDGTVEIGGLVADFSKPMSKKQIMAFRKQSAMVFQHYNLFPHMTALENIMEGPVTVQKKDKAQAKEKALALLEKVGLSDKADSYPHQLSGGQQQRVGIARALALEPKVMLFDEPTSALDPELVGEVLKVMKDLAQEGMTMVVVTHEMRFAKGAADEVLFMDSGRIVERGTPDNVFNHPQEERTKRFLNLIQDTDAI, encoded by the coding sequence ATGATTTCAATCAAAAATTTGCATAAGAGCTTCGGCGAGCTGGAAGTGCTGAAAGGCATCGACCTCGACGTCGAAAAAGGGCAAACGATCGTCGTCATCGGCCCTTCCGGTTCAGGAAAGACCACCTTTCTCCGCTGCCTCAATATTTTAGAGAAACCAAGTGACGGCACGGTGGAGATCGGCGGGCTGGTGGCTGATTTTTCAAAGCCGATGTCCAAAAAACAAATCATGGCCTTTCGCAAGCAATCAGCGATGGTGTTCCAGCATTACAACTTGTTCCCCCATATGACGGCACTTGAAAATATTATGGAAGGGCCAGTCACCGTCCAGAAAAAAGACAAAGCGCAAGCGAAAGAAAAAGCTCTGGCACTGCTTGAGAAAGTCGGACTGTCGGACAAAGCCGATTCATATCCGCACCAGCTATCAGGCGGGCAACAGCAGCGCGTCGGCATTGCCCGCGCGCTCGCGCTTGAACCGAAAGTCATGCTGTTCGATGAACCGACTTCCGCACTCGATCCCGAACTTGTCGGAGAAGTGCTGAAAGTTATGAAAGACTTGGCACAAGAAGGCATGACGATGGTCGTCGTCACCCACGAAATGCGCTTTGCAAAAGGCGCAGCCGACGAAGTATTGTTCATGGACAGCGGACGGATTGTTGAACGCGGCACACCGGACAATGTGTTCAATCACCCTCAAGAAGAACGCACGAAACGCTTCTTGAATTTAATTCAAGACACGGATGCCATTTAA
- a CDS encoding ABC transporter permease — MWKQPYFLIGFSILAFFLVGSFVYEWIFGNVPRQIYYVTENGRAVEGAPISPSWQYPLGTDQYGYDLLGKLMLGAKYTILAALAVAALRMLIAVPAGYILGTYLGKHRKWLSSFADSMHYIPLTLFAAYVLAPVLWMPPEGFSTTLWERIAIQVVMMALLTVPIVSILIANEAALLLDKEYILAAKTLGAGSSRIIRKHLYPQMREKIAVLYGQQVMETFIVLAHLGLLNLFLGGTKVSYDPWFGDPPMSISYEWAGLFGSTFRYLQGAPWLPLMPVLFIGLAIFAVSLMMEGYLRSKQPKLQKTRQAAQEDPLVEWDRQQLREKMVRLKNEDPPK; from the coding sequence ATGTGGAAACAGCCCTATTTTCTAATCGGATTTAGTATCTTGGCCTTTTTCCTCGTCGGCAGTTTTGTTTATGAATGGATCTTTGGGAATGTCCCGCGCCAGATTTATTATGTGACGGAAAACGGGCGGGCAGTGGAAGGCGCGCCGATTTCCCCGAGCTGGCAGTATCCGCTCGGGACGGACCAATACGGATATGATTTACTCGGCAAATTGATGCTTGGCGCAAAATACACCATTTTGGCGGCCCTTGCAGTGGCAGCCTTACGCATGCTGATCGCCGTACCGGCCGGCTATATCCTTGGGACATATCTGGGCAAGCACCGGAAGTGGCTTTCAAGCTTTGCCGACTCGATGCATTACATTCCACTGACCTTGTTTGCAGCCTATGTGCTGGCGCCGGTGTTGTGGATGCCGCCGGAAGGCTTTTCGACGACCCTGTGGGAACGCATCGCGATACAAGTGGTGATGATGGCATTATTGACCGTACCGATCGTCTCGATCTTGATCGCAAATGAAGCGGCATTGCTCCTCGACAAGGAATACATACTCGCAGCCAAGACGCTTGGCGCGGGAAGTTCGCGCATCATCCGCAAGCATCTCTACCCCCAAATGCGCGAGAAAATCGCCGTGCTGTATGGCCAGCAAGTCATGGAAACTTTCATCGTCCTCGCGCATCTCGGGTTGTTGAATCTCTTTCTTGGGGGCACCAAAGTGAGTTATGACCCTTGGTTTGGAGATCCGCCGATGTCGATTTCCTATGAATGGGCTGGGCTGTTCGGTTCAACTTTCCGCTATTTGCAAGGAGCGCCATGGCTGCCGCTTATGCCGGTACTGTTTATCGGGCTGGCCATTTTCGCTGTCTCGTTGATGATGGAAGGCTATCTGCGTTCGAAACAGCCGAAACTCCAAAAAACCCGCCAAGCGGCGCAAGAAGATCCATTGGTTGAATGGGACCGGCAACAGCTGCGGGAAAAAATGGTGCGCTTGAAAAATGAAGATCCGCCTAAATGA
- a CDS encoding amino acid ABC transporter substrate-binding protein — protein MKKQWAFLPIGAAALFLAACGSSDNADNTDSGSSTEGGTDLLAEIQEEGTLVIGTEGTYPPFTFHDDSGELTGFDVEIAREVADRLGVEAEFLETQWDAMFAGLDAERFDMVANQVGINEERQESYDFSDPYITSTAVLVVAEGNEEIQSFDDLEGKLSAQSLTSNYAEMATSYGAELEGVEGFNQAIELLVSGRVDATVNDNLTVLDFQNQRPDAGIKVVDESGDAAQSALLFRKGNDTLVEAANEALAEMIEDGTYEEISNKWFGENVLE, from the coding sequence ATGAAGAAACAATGGGCATTTCTGCCGATCGGCGCAGCGGCACTATTCCTCGCGGCTTGCGGATCTTCCGATAACGCAGACAACACAGACTCAGGCAGCAGCACAGAAGGCGGAACGGACTTGCTCGCAGAAATCCAGGAAGAAGGAACTTTAGTGATCGGAACGGAAGGGACATATCCTCCTTTCACATTCCATGATGACAGCGGCGAATTGACTGGCTTCGATGTCGAAATCGCCCGTGAAGTCGCGGACCGCCTCGGCGTCGAAGCGGAATTCCTCGAAACGCAATGGGACGCCATGTTTGCAGGCCTTGATGCTGAGCGGTTCGATATGGTCGCGAACCAAGTCGGGATCAACGAAGAGCGCCAGGAAAGCTACGATTTCTCGGATCCTTATATCACTTCGACGGCCGTTCTTGTGGTAGCGGAAGGCAATGAAGAAATCCAAAGCTTCGATGATCTGGAAGGCAAGCTCTCGGCGCAGTCATTGACCAGCAATTACGCCGAAATGGCCACTTCCTATGGCGCAGAGCTTGAAGGCGTCGAAGGCTTTAACCAAGCGATCGAACTATTGGTATCTGGGCGTGTCGATGCAACAGTCAACGATAATTTGACAGTCCTTGATTTCCAGAACCAGCGTCCGGATGCCGGCATTAAAGTCGTGGATGAATCCGGCGATGCGGCGCAAAGCGCGTTATTGTTCCGAAAAGGCAATGACACGCTCGTCGAGGCAGCAAACGAGGCACTTGCTGAGATGATCGAGGACGGCACGTATGAAGAAATCTCCAATAAGTGGTTCGGCGAAAATGTACTTGAATAG
- a CDS encoding YojF family protein, translating to MELVEVNQLQAAIDSFAGKEVYLHLETTNGSYASHFNEGFFNAGAFIRNVVINFELGKVVGDSPHRVGLKLPQGWVYAQGITHFEIDEEGRLLLAGHDGTGKLAVALQLSETPFSY from the coding sequence ATGGAACTAGTAGAAGTCAACCAACTCCAAGCGGCGATCGATTCGTTCGCCGGCAAGGAGGTCTACCTTCACCTGGAAACGACGAATGGCAGCTACGCCAGCCATTTCAATGAAGGCTTTTTCAACGCCGGGGCATTCATCCGCAATGTCGTCATCAATTTCGAACTGGGGAAAGTCGTCGGCGACAGCCCGCATCGTGTCGGGCTGAAACTCCCGCAAGGCTGGGTCTATGCACAAGGCATCACTCATTTTGAAATCGATGAAGAAGGCCGTTTGCTGCTCGCCGGCCACGACGGAACCGGAAAATTGGCGGTGGCGCTGCAACTCAGCGAAACACCGTTCAGCTATTAA
- a CDS encoding amino acid ABC transporter permease, whose translation MKKSPISGSAKMYLNSIFSNPERLERLGDIAQSSFWPLIEAAVQFTLPLSVISFILGLVLAVITALARISTVRILQWIARVYVSIIRGTPLLVQLFILFYGLPTVGVTIDPFPAAVIGFSLNVGAYASEVIRAAILSIPKGQWEAADTIGMSYSQTLRRVILPQASRVSVPPLSNTFISLVKDTSLAALILVTEMFRVAQQIAATNYEFLLLYGQAALIYWIICFLLSLVQGRLENRFDRYVSR comes from the coding sequence ATGAAGAAATCTCCAATAAGTGGTTCGGCGAAAATGTACTTGAATAGCATTTTCTCAAACCCTGAACGGTTGGAGCGGCTCGGCGATATCGCCCAGTCCTCCTTCTGGCCTTTGATCGAAGCGGCTGTGCAATTCACCTTGCCGCTTTCGGTCATTTCTTTTATCCTCGGGCTAGTCCTGGCGGTCATCACTGCGCTTGCCCGCATCTCCACCGTCCGGATCCTGCAATGGATTGCGCGTGTCTATGTCTCGATCATCCGGGGCACGCCGCTACTCGTCCAATTATTTATCCTGTTTTACGGCTTGCCGACGGTCGGCGTCACCATCGATCCCTTCCCGGCCGCTGTCATCGGTTTTTCCTTGAATGTCGGTGCCTACGCTTCGGAAGTCATCCGTGCGGCGATCTTGTCGATTCCAAAAGGCCAATGGGAAGCAGCCGATACAATCGGCATGTCCTATTCCCAGACCTTGCGGCGCGTCATTTTGCCTCAAGCATCGCGCGTCTCGGTGCCGCCGCTTTCCAATACCTTCATCAGCCTGGTCAAGGATACGTCTCTTGCCGCGTTGATCCTGGTGACGGAAATGTTCCGAGTCGCCCAGCAAATCGCTGCGACCAATTACGAATTCCTGCTGCTTTACGGACAGGCGGCATTGATCTACTGGATCATTTGTTTCTTACTGTCACTCGTCCAAGGGCGCTTGGAAAACCGCTTTGACCGTTATGTTTCCCGTTAA
- a CDS encoding YfcC family protein, giving the protein MTAKPEKLKKSGGKVPHTYAILFLIMIAAMVASYLIPAGQYEREEVDGRTVVIDNSFAEVEQSPVGFFELFKAIPTGMSEASSIIFYIFLVGGAFGIIRATGAIESGIAKVVDKLEKREKFLIPIIMTLFSVLGATIGMAEEVIIFVPIGIAVARAIGFDAMTGTAMVSLGAASGFIGGMLNPFTVGIAQGIAELQIFSGIGFRFGAYIFFLGFAIWYVMRYAAKVKKDPKQSVIYEIEKRAQKSSTKDQAEALGAFNWRHGMVFVFLAVGLGINVYGVFEWGWYLTELAASFVIIGFAAGLVGNLGVNRMFDAFVDGMKLVVFGALIVGFARAILVIMEQGVIMDTMIHGLSSVISGLPNALTVIGMFFTQVVINFFIPSGSGQAATTMPIMTPLSDLLAIERQVAVLAYQYGDGITNSIIPTSAALMGYLAVAGIPYEKWVKFVWKLVVGWLFIALVALVIAVFIGVS; this is encoded by the coding sequence ATGACGGCCAAACCCGAAAAGCTTAAAAAAAGCGGAGGCAAGGTTCCGCATACATACGCGATTCTATTTTTGATTATGATTGCCGCGATGGTCGCTTCGTACTTAATTCCTGCGGGGCAATACGAACGGGAGGAAGTGGATGGGCGCACGGTCGTCATCGATAATTCCTTCGCGGAAGTGGAACAGAGCCCGGTCGGCTTCTTTGAATTGTTCAAGGCGATTCCGACGGGCATGTCCGAAGCTTCCAGCATCATCTTCTATATCTTCCTGGTCGGTGGCGCATTCGGCATCATCCGGGCGACAGGGGCGATCGAATCCGGAATCGCCAAAGTGGTCGACAAGCTCGAGAAGCGTGAAAAGTTTCTTATCCCGATCATCATGACCCTGTTTTCGGTCCTTGGTGCCACGATCGGCATGGCGGAAGAAGTCATCATCTTCGTGCCGATCGGCATTGCCGTGGCACGGGCGATCGGCTTTGACGCCATGACCGGAACTGCGATGGTCTCGCTCGGTGCAGCGTCCGGTTTTATCGGGGGCATGCTTAACCCATTCACTGTCGGGATTGCACAAGGCATCGCCGAGTTGCAGATTTTCTCTGGAATCGGCTTCCGCTTCGGGGCGTATATCTTCTTCCTCGGCTTCGCGATCTGGTACGTCATGCGTTATGCGGCGAAAGTGAAGAAAGACCCGAAACAAAGCGTCATCTATGAAATCGAGAAGCGCGCACAGAAATCCTCGACAAAAGACCAAGCGGAAGCGCTCGGTGCATTCAACTGGCGCCACGGCATGGTGTTCGTGTTCCTGGCGGTTGGCCTTGGCATTAATGTCTACGGTGTATTCGAATGGGGATGGTATTTGACTGAACTTGCAGCTTCGTTCGTCATCATCGGCTTTGCGGCGGGGCTCGTCGGAAACCTCGGTGTCAACCGGATGTTCGACGCCTTTGTCGACGGCATGAAGCTGGTCGTCTTCGGTGCCTTGATCGTCGGGTTCGCCCGCGCGATTCTGGTGATCATGGAGCAAGGGGTCATCATGGATACGATGATCCATGGCTTGTCGAGCGTCATCAGCGGCTTGCCGAATGCCTTGACGGTCATCGGCATGTTCTTCACGCAAGTGGTCATCAACTTCTTCATCCCTTCCGGAAGCGGCCAGGCGGCAACGACGATGCCGATCATGACGCCTTTATCGGATCTATTGGCTATCGAGCGCCAAGTGGCGGTGCTCGCGTATCAGTACGGAGACGGCATCACCAATTCCATCATCCCGACATCCGCTGCGTTAATGGGTTATTTGGCGGTGGCGGGCATCCCTTATGAAAAATGGGTGAAATTCGTCTGGAAGCTGGTCGTCGGCTGGCTGTTCATTGCGCTCGTCGCACTCGTCATCGCTGTTTTTATCGGCGTTTCATGA